Below is a genomic region from Castanea sativa cultivar Marrone di Chiusa Pesio chromosome 2, ASM4071231v1.
AAGCCAAAGATTGGGTAAAAGAAAATGTcaccaaacaaattaatgatGTTGATATCAGGTTAGAATATTAAATATTGCCCTCAAAGAATGTTaactttttttactttattgaaAATTTCTATATGGTTTTTATTTGTTCTCACACAATTAATAATGCATGATGTTACAATGTGTTTTATCCTGGCGGGAAATAACAATCAATTATCATGAAATATACCGTTGATTTCAAATTAATCTCAttgtatctttaaaaaaaatatatgtaattttttttttatacttattgaatatattaaacATTTCTTGTTCTTTTACAGGTATGTCGGTGTTGGAAACGAGCCATTCTTGAAGAGTTACAATGGTACTCATCTAAAGACTACATTCCCAGCATTACAAAACATTCAAAAGGCTCTGAATGAGGCTGGCTATCGCGGCAAAATCAAAGCCACAGTACCCCTTAATGCTGATGTTTATGAGGCCGCTTCAAACAAACCATCAGATGGTAACTTTCGAAAGGATGTTCGTGATGTTATGctccaaataataaaattcctCGACCAAAATGATGCCCCCTTTTTGGTTAACATATATCCCTTCCTTAGTCTTTATCAAAGCTCAAGTTTCCCCGTGGATTTTGCTTTCTTTGATGGTGGCAGCCCAATTCAAGACAGGAATATCCAATATACGAATGTGTTTGATGCCAATTTTGATACACTTGTTTGGACACTAAGAAAGAATGGTTATGGGGACTTGAAAATCATCGTAGGAGAAGTTGGATGGCCTACTGATGGTAACATAAATGCCACCCCGAAATTGGCTAAAAGGTTCTATGATGGGTTCCTTAAGAGAATGGCTAACAAAAAGGGAACCCCACTTAGGCCAGGCCAAATGGAAGCTTACCTCTTTGGCCTTCTTGATGAGGACATGAAGAGCATTGATCCTGGGGACTTTGAGCGCCACTGGGGGATTTTCCGCTATGATGGGCAGCCCAAGTTTCCAATTGATTTCAGTGGCAAAGGAAATAGTAACAAGATGCCAGTAGGTGCAAAAGGGGTCCAATACATGGATTCTCAATGGTGTGTGCTTAAACAGGATACTAAGAACATGACCCTAGTAGCTCCTGAAATTGATTATGCATGTTCTAACTCTGATTGCAGCAGCTTGGGTTATGGCTCTACATGCAACAGTTTGGACGCCCGTGGGAACGTGTCTTATGCTTTTAACATGTACTACCAAATGCAAGACCAAAGTGTTGAGGCATGCAAATTCAATGGGCTAGCTGAGATTGTTAAGCAAAATGCTTCCAAAGGAAGTTGCCTATTTCCTGTACAGATATTAAGTGCTGGAGAGAGGCTGAGCTTGGCATATGGAGCAACTATTATTGCTGGATTGTTGTTGAGCTTGTTCACATTGGTTTGAGATGCGAGTCATGAAATTAGGAGATCATCAATGCGACATTACAACCTTtggtttttgtttgcttttttctttgGAACAATTGTTAGGTCTAGTTTATATGTCTCTATAATGATACAGCTGAAATTGCATTCCCTCAAAATTTTGAACGCATTACTTGTTGAGTAAGAGCTTTATGATTACATATTGGAATGGGGGAACTTCATTCTCAAACTAGACACCATCTATATATGCAACAGGATTAACAGCTCCTGGGAGTTTTCAATTTCTGTCcttgatataaactcaaattataaGGACTCGTCGTTCTTTTGTTTCGTATCTGTTTGACTTGAGCATTGAGTCTGTGGATGTGTATATTGATCAGCATAGGAGCTTTCAATTTGTGAGTGTGGTATCAGATGTACATCTGATGTGGTTTTGGCGTTTATTCCATTAAATTAAATCACTGCTTACTTATACAAGAAATTAGCTTAAGAGCATGGAAAGTTAAGTAAATTACAATTACCTGCTTAAATGTTACATGAAATCACTCTTTCAAAACTTCCATTAGAAGGGCAGTCAATTTCAAAAGGATAATAATagaaatataacattttttacaacGAATAACAAGACGTGTTGTGATTAGAGTAATATTATCTTCATGGGTCTTCACTtacatcatttttaattatgCATCAATCATAATCAACAATAGAGTAGAAATTCAAGTTCAAGGGAGGCAAAATTTAGCATAAACACACGACATGTAGTATGTGCTTGTGCATGCATGCTtacacacaaacatatataatgcTCGACTCCAATCTAGACAATGGAGTCATATTTGTGAATAGTACAAATCTGTATGTCAGTGAAAAATATTcagaaaaaaattcattatttcgTATTTGTTAAAGATATTTGCACATGaataagtcatttttttttttttaaaagtttaaaattccACCTAAAATTATGCACctgaaaattttgagttttgaactGAAAATAGCATTACACTCTAGAGTCTAGCATGTAATTGTTACAAGATCTCATTgcttatacaaaattttttatgaagaataataaattattaattaaaccATTTGAACttctattatcatttttaatcaGTTTTGAAATATGatttgtatgtttttcttttgataaaaacCCTTGTTTCTATATCCTTTTTTTACTTAACAAGATggtttccttttaaaaaaagttttaaactttaaagaacTTGATAAAGAtgtacttctatttttttagtgaatATGTATAGGCATGTAGAGAAGATTGTATATCACTAGCTATGATATAAAAGAAAtccaaagaaaatttggaaaaaaaaaatcaaattaaaatcactacgcttaatttatttttggcaaGCCAAGGATTATTCCCTTACCATCTGACTCCACCTATGATTAATAATAGATCTTGTCATTGGTTGTGAAAACTGTTGTTCCTCTAGACTTCATGAATGAACATTtgatactctttttttttttttttttttaatatactaagTATGAAGTAATTTGATACGTGAGCgtattttagattatttaaaaaagtggaTACCAAAAGATCTATTCtcaattaacttttttttttttttaagagagagtaTGGAttatatagatagataaaaatatGTGAGAATATagagaaaattacattttactcCACTAAACTATAACCTTGAACTATATGAATGCACAATTACCTTCCCTATACTAATACTCAtgtcattctcaaaaaaaaaaaaaaaaaaactaatacttACGTAACACTTTGCACTCTACAACTTGCAAAgtgttacttttgtttttttaagaaataattacaatgTGTTACTAATCTTGTAGCTCAAATCTTTTTCCTACTAAATTTCCAAACACTTTTGTATATGAGTAAGTGTCAATTCAGTTACACAGCTGTTGATAGTACAAAGTGTTACTTGAATATtagtttgggggggggggggggggtgggtaATCGGGCATTCTCATAGTTCAAGGAATAAATATAAATGGGATATAGTTTAGAATGATAAAGTGTACTTTCCCAATAACATTAATCATATTGATCACTcactttttaattctttcttttttaaccaACGAGAATTGgaattgataatttgattaaAAGAtgatcttatatatatatatatatatatatatatatatatatatatatatatatatatatatataaaatattcattgaCTTATTAAGTTAGATAAATAAGTTGTTTACAAGTAcaattaattggaaaaaaaaaaaatacaacatcCATCCCCTTCACACTTTGCCAGCCTTATCCATCCGCACTCTGGCAGGTAGGGGCTTATCCATGTGATTCGCTATGCTTTGCTTGCACCTATCAGGTGGACTCAGTTGCCTATCGGTTAGCGAAACTTTTCTCGTAGTGCAAATCGCTACGCTTCACttgttttatataataatatgcaCCTTGGTTGTGGCGCTCCCTACACGAGTAATAACATGAGAGTGGAGAATGAATTATCTTCCAAACAAAAATAGTGATTAAGTGTGACTCACGAACGATCAGCAAGGACCAATCATTTTGCGCTAGTACTGTTGCCAGTGGCGGATCATCTATAGGACTGAGGGGAGCCTTGGCCccctcaaaatttttcaaaaagattaaggaatttttttttgaattatcctaaatgatttgaaaatttttaaaagaacctTATCATTTTGGCCCTCCATACTCgataatatacacacacacacataaatatatataagtctaaaaataaacataattttcatttaaatacaagaataatgctagagatacaagcaatttcacaaaaatttttacGAACTGCcgatgtggtgagtgattattggtaaatgaaaatatgataTTAATGATGAGTTTAGATTgaaaccaataaaaagttggtcacattaacattttgtaaaaatattgtaaaataaaatacaatccataaatatatatgtcaaaaaattacaataattaaacattcaacatttttaaaatgaacacatagatattttaacaattatctcaacaaataaaagggaaaaaaattctaattttcttCCCAACACATCTAGAGCTTACTTGTACCACAGTagtagaaaaattgaaaggTCAGCAACTTTGTTGATTCGTTGCACCACCAAGTCTCCACACAATTGCAAAAAATCTTGCTTACAATGCCCTCACAAGTGACTCTCTCTCTTGCCCTTTCTGTCTCTAATGGCATTGGCCTTCTTcgtctttttttctttagttctttCATTTTCCCACGTTTTGTGtctacaatataaaaataaaagttttatgtGTCTATAGACCAAACCTATAGCGCCGTTTCCTAGAGACGCGGCTTCAGACCCAACCTATAGATGTGTTTTGttaaacgcggccataggttaggtctaaagccgcgtttcTAGTGTCTTGAGCTGCGTTTTACGTCcggactatagccgcgtttatcaaaacgcggctatagtccagtcaaataatatatatattttaaaaagatgacTTGTGtatccaaataaaatttttttttatatatatataaggggggctatagccgcgttttaaaaaaacgcggctataggtccatatatatttttttacactGATAACCTGGGCAtccgaataaattttttttatataagggcggggctatagccgcgttttcaaaaacgcggctataggtccagtcaaataatatatatattttaaaaagattacctgtgcatccgaataaatttgttttataagggaggggctatagccgcgttttcaaaaacgcggctataggtccagtgaaataatatatatatttttttaaaaggatgagCTGGACGTGCATCcgaataaattgatattttaacataagggaggggctatagccgcgtttttgaaaacgcggctatagataacaccattaaaaaaacccagaaccccactttcccacctaccccactcttatcttttctttcttatcttttctttcttggtcATTGTTGTCTGCTTTCTtcagttctttctttctttctttcttctctgcaaATCACGCCCAGctctcctttctttctcttttttttttttttttttccttcttcactccaacactgctcttttttttttctttgtttctttactgctgcttcttctttctttttttctctctttccttctttttttctttcaacacaacGCACACACCTGTACACTCCACACCACCGtatacttcatttttcaagTAAGGGTCACTAGAAAACTTCATAAGAAAAGCTAAAGGCTCACTTATCTCtactatttgaggtaaaaattctctaatttttttatgggtattatacttttgctagaagttatttttgctattgtgttgttgatattgtgcttatgtttaaataggtttgtgttcttgagcttttgtgttctttgaatggatttagtgttaaatttgggttggttttgttgaatgagaggagattcatggtttgtattgttatattttggagcaCGTTGCATTTGTATTGTCAgtatattgtgtttgattttgaattttatgggtgtgtttgattttaaaatttttgggtttgtgtttgattttgaattttttgggtttgtgtttaatttaaaaaaattttttgtttgaattttgaattttttgggaaaaaaaaaacccagaaaatttttttcgttttaaaaaaaaactgccagtaaatttttttttttttgtttttaaaaagacctatagccgcggtttAAACGCAGTTCAAAGCAGGtttttagccgcgtttttaaaaaaacgcggctataggtcgcTGACTATAGCCATGGTTCAAAAACGCGGTTTCAGGTCTGGTCTATAGCCGcggttttaaaaacgcggctacagacccgtAGGGTCTGTTGCTGCGCCACTTAGGCCGGGGttgtaaacgcggccatagaaaacgcggcttcaggtttatagccgcgtttcaaaaacgcggctatagaccccgtaTTTTGTAGTGTCTACCCTGTACAGTGCATCTGTGttactttactttttatttgctttattttgcttctttactttacttttcatttgctttcttttttatttttcttataatatattatatgttattataataatcaatataGCATGTACAATATGGCtttctaatttataaatgtACTTGATTagtttgattaaaatatatagtatatactacTATATTAACATGTAATtagcacttcaaaaaaaaaactaacatgtATTTAGTTGTTGTTTATAACACATATTGAGTTATGAAATAATAtacattactattttaaatttcattcgcacaaaaaaaaattatatacggCCTTTAAGATAAATTTCAAGCTGACTGTTGCGAGACTGGTACTTGGAAATTCGTTAAATTGGTTTTAAAATAAGTCaacttataaatatatatttaaaataaataaatttctttatttaaaataaattttttttctaatagaCCAGTCCAGGCCCAACCCAAGCAGCCCACAGCTCAACTCTTCTTTAAACCTGAAAGCGTGCGAAGATTGCCGTGCCCCGCTTTGTAGCATTAGCCTTGTACcattttttgagatattaaGCGCGCCAAGTGTTCGATCATTGTtctgtgagaaaaaaaataaataataataaaattggtgaGTGTGTGTTTGGAATAATGGCAAACAGCAAGTACGAGTACGTGAAGTCATTCGAGGTCGAAGACGAGGTCATGTTGCCTAATTTGATCGTTGTTCGAATCGACGGCCGCGATTTTCGAAGGTAACAAATAAAAACCACTCTTCGACAAAATCTTTGTATGTTTGTTTGTGCGTGTTTCACGGCTTTCGTTTAACCGtagtcttttatttatatttatatttataaagtaaAGCATGGTGAGTAACATATTGCATTGAGTTAATGCTGCGAGGAACGAACttagatttattgttctttctttattttgttttatatcaTTGAATTTTGTTGGGCAATTACATAGGCACCACACCCAATTTCACAAGAAATCATAAGGTCCTCACGGTGTGCAAGTGACACTTGTTTAAAATGACtgagataaagaaaaatatttaaacaaaaactgATTACTGAtttagcaattttaaacaagtggaagtcttttagtggaatggtggacaagtgacgtgATCCACCAGTGGACTGAATAATTTCTCCAATTTCACAACTTGCTGACTTGTCTGATTGGGATTGTTGGGGGGTCCATATAATCTCACTTGTTGGGATTAAGTATCCACCACTCACAGTCGCACAAGTCAGTAAGTTGTGAAATTGGGTATCCCTGGAATTATTCATTTTGTTCAACAGCAGGTCCCAGGCCTGGGTAGAGGAGGGTTGCGGTAGCTTGATTGCCAGTAAAATTTAGTTACTCTATTATGAATGGATTCATTATAGATACTTGTTGTTGTTGATACATGCATCTACTGGGTCGAGTAGGTCTTGAACATATGACCCACCTGCTCCTTACACTTAAATTACAAAGAGAAAAGGTGCCATTTAAGCTGACATtggtttatataaattttttagttttttattgtttttatttgtggaaaTTATACATGTATCCAGTGGTTCTTGAACTGTGGATCTCACCTTGCAACTTGGtgcctatttttaaaaatgggttgttaaaaaaattgtacctagaaaaaagtgaaaaggtGCAGTGTAAAACTGCTTTACCAAATGGGAACTTGCTTGTATATAAGGAGAAGAGTTTCCGTTTGAGCTATAGTTCATGGTgttatgttatttttaattttgtggtaGGTTTTCTGAAGTTCATGAGTTTGAGAAGCCAGATGATGGGAGGGCGTTGAATTTGATGAGCGCATGTGCAACTGCAATTTTAGAAGAGTATCCAGACATAGTCTTCTCATATGGGTTTAGTGATGAGTACAGGTAATAGAGTTTGCTAGTCACGGTGTTATGTTATCTCTCATTAcattaatttgtattttcataTATTCACACATTTTTAACTTCCCTAGATGaagtttcatgcatttttgGTGATATGAATTGCAGTTTTGTCTTCAAGAAGACTTCCAAGTTCTACCAGAGGCGTGCCAGGTTTTTATTCTGAGCTTAAATCTTACCTTTTATGGTCTTTGATCCTATTGCGTTATTTTCCATGGGGGACTATTCATCTCATGGTGTGAGTACTGGAAAGGCCTTTTCCTTGATAGCGTTACTTTCATTGCACACATAAGAGGCCCCAACATAATGGTATACTGTTATTGGTATTCCATAACAATTATTGCATTCATGGACCATAAGAATTGAAACAGGGCGTGAGAAATGTGAATTTATTCTGCACTGTCCAGTGGTCAGCTAAAATGAAATAGCTTAGGCAGCTAGGTGCATCATGGTCATAACATGGAGATATAATTTTTCCAGATTTCTAtcgttgtttgtattttgtaaTAGTCATTTGATTTGCAAGTTTCAGTTATGAGATTCTACTtgagttatttaatttttggttttttttaataattttaatttattttttaactttaacttgCTACCTAAATTGACTCTGCAGCAAACTACTATCCCTCATTGTATCCTTCTTCTCTTCCGTATATGTCATGAAATGGAAAGAATATTTCCCTGAGAAGGAGTTAAAATATCCACCATCATTTCATTCACGGGCAATATGTTGTGCTTCAAAAGAAGTTCTTCAAGCATATCTTGCCTGGAGACAAAATGATTGTAAGTAGTCAAGAACTGGTGTTAAATACCATTTAGACAACTTTAAATATGTTTAGAATCTTAGGACAAATTTCTTGTATAGATTTGGTTTTTGTGGTTTATCAATATGGTTTTCTTGGTATGATAAGTTTCTGaatggaaggaaaaattttgagacttaaatgagaaaattcattaattaaatgGTTAGATTGTacgccaatgagctctagctcaagtCAAATTTCACCTCCCCCCTTACAAGTTCTAGGTAaagggtgaggttgtgggttcaagagcCACTATGTGTGAGTGTaacttaccaaaaaagaaaagattgtactaatgaaatttaatttatttatttatctttctttttattctttttgcagGTCATCTCAATAATCTGCATGACACTTGTTTGTGGATGTTGATTAAAGGTGGAGAGAGTGAAAGCGAAGCTCAAAAGCTTTTAAAGGTGTTAATGTCTATTCTTTATGTGTATGTAAACATATGCATTTTATGTGCCTATActtgtcaaaagaaaaaatgagttCTCAATGCATTAAATTTGTGGGGATCAGGCTTGCTATTTTATGGTTATCCtaaattaaattgtaaattttcttccttttttctttttgataagtgagAAAGTTGTCACAATGAATGGCCACTGTGGGGCATTCCTTTTAACTTTTACTTCCATCGTTTCTTCCAATTTTTgtcatcatttatttatttattttatttttttggcattttgttGTGATAAActcttctcttcatttttatcaaattagtTCATTTTCTTGACTTTTTACTTTTTGCAACTTTATTTCCAGAACTAAACATACCAAGTCTATAAtatagaaaaatttataatttgactACTAGTACTTTGTGGCAgactaaaacatttttttttccagaattttatatattaattaatattttttccaCATGATTCTATAAAATCCCCATGTTTATTCATAATTGTTTTGTATCCCTAAACTCTACAGGGAACtcaaaaacaacacaaaaatgaGTTGCTTTTTCAGAAATTTCACATCAATTACAAGAACCTTCCTGCAATGTACCGTCAAGGATCTTGCATTTTCAAAACAGAGGTAATCTTGTGTTCTATTACATGAAATTATCCTTTTGATCTATCTCAAATGGCATCTTCTTCCTCCATAAGAATAGTATGATGTGAGAATTCATGGGTTCTAGACCTACCGGGTTTGTTGTAACCACCATTAGTGTTATTTGGAAGGCTGTCTTGCATTGTTTGATGTGATGCATATGGCaggaaataaataattgaagttTTGAGGATTTAGAGAGGACTTTTCAGACCTGAAATTGTTTCTTTGGAACATTATTGGATTGAATTTCAGCTGTAGGAAGTCACTCGTTATTTTTAGTATGTAATTTGATAGGTGTTTGTAATTTGAGTGCTTGACTATTTTTGGTCCCCAATTGTATCTATCCTGTATACCAGGGCGAcctttttttggttcaataaaaTTTCACTATTTATCAACTCCCCCTCCCCCTTGCAGCggcaaaaaaaatccaattgatcTATAAGCATTTAAATGTAACTTTTGGATTCTTgtaaatgtaaattattaaacattttgagattattttgattttgatttagatAGTAAACAAGTATGATATTTCACGAAACTAGGACTTGATTTAGTCTGTTCTAATTTTGAatgcaaaaacatcaaattAGGAACCTAttccttgttttttttaaaagtttaccCACcacttaaattttgaaacttgttATGCTATTCACAGCTTGGCTGGTTCAATGGGTTATAAAAAATGCCTTTATAGACAGTGCATGTGTAAAATTAAAGTATCTAGCTTTAGCTCCCTCTAGTTTAAGCTTGAGTTAATCTTCCACCTACAAGCAACGGTTTAATTACACAAATAGAGGTACTTATTTGTGTAAACAAGGACACTCTTCACCCAAAAGTGCTATAGTTGGTACTTGAGAATCTCACTGTCTACGTTAGGGGAACCAAAGTTATAATAATCTTGTTTCTCTAGGCTAAGATTCAAAACTTGCAACTTGTTGTAAAATCCCAACACCTAAGAAATGCTGAAGTTACTGCTACTTGATCCATCACTCCTTTATTCTTTAACATCTATGTTGGAATGTTGGTAGTTATGGACTTGAATTATTCCCTCTTTGGGATTTTAAATATGTAGAATCTTTTCCTCTGATGCATGTTCACCACAGTTataagattattttattttattttatatggaGAAATAGTGTGAGTTACTGGATTTATTGAAACATGGTTATGCTTTGTgtcttaaaaaagaaataaaggtGCCATTTGATTTGATTATTTAAGCCATTAGATCATATAAATTGGCATTTTACCTGAGATATTAAAGTTTCCTCATTTTTACACAGCCAAAGAATTTAAAGTTTGTTTGCATTCTTAAAGGAGGAAATATTTTGGTGTACTGGGTACTTATGTAATGATATCATATTATCTTGTGGTATTTGAACTATCAGGGGTTGGCTCTACAAGTTTGTTATTCTTAATTGATGAACATTAGAacttgaaataaaaaaacaagataTATGAAAAGATCTTTGAAAAGTTGTGCCCTAATTGGTCTGAGCCTACCAGCGACCATTTATAAGTGCACTTAACTATTAACCATGGTAGTAGAGATTTATTTGGATTTCATTAAGTTCATGTTACTTGATGGTACAGGTTTTTGTTGGAAGTAGAAAAAgtagattttcaatttttatataaatacaCTGTTTATTTCTTGTTGCTCTCCTTTGCATTGCATTGAATATGACCTCTTAACATGTTAAGCTTAGATCTCTATCCTGCATTGTTTAGGTGGAAGAAAATGTGAAGTACAATGAGAATGGCACTCCTGTTAAAAGACTCAGGAGAAAGGCAAGAATAGTTCATTCAGAGAATATAGCTGggaaaaaattttggaatgaGCATCTAAGTCTGCTGAAGGAGGTGGGTGGCTTTACGGAGGATgtggaaaaaataaaaccagAGTTTGTTCGGTCCTTCCAATTTGAGAACAAATTGATGCCATCTACTTGGATTGTAATTAGAATTGACGGTTGCCATTTTCACAGGTGAATATATCATATACATGGCAGCATTACTTGTTCTTTCTGCAATTGGGGTAGacaattttccttttgttgctTCTGTGTcactaccccccccccccccccacaaaaaaaaaccctaatttattGAAGTTGGAAGCATTCTATGTTAGGCTTCATTTCAATAATATAGGATGGTCCTGATCATTGATATGCCTAACTATTTTGGTGAGGACATGAAGATAATTAGGCATATAAGAACCATACACCAAAAGTGCGCATCCATCTTATTTACATATGTATTCGATATTATAATGCAACTCTTAGGATAGAATAAAAGTGAACATGTGGGTCATTCAAAATCCTATATTGTGAGAAACATTCTTTTAATCAATGAATTCTTTTGATGAAGGTAGTTTTGGCTTAAGTGAAAATTATATGGGACTTTGTTAGACCCAGTTGTTTCCCAATTTGTGATGAATGAAATTTTGTTGCTTGCTTATCCTGCTAAGATAGTGTGATGTTTTTGGTAGATTTTCTGAAGTTCATGAATTTGAGAAGCCAAACGACAAACAAGCTTTGAACCTTATGAATTCATGTGCAGTGGCTGTGTTAGAAGAAATTCAAGATATAATATTCACATATGGAGTCAGTGATGAGTACAGGTTTgccatttttttcatatatttaattGACTGAACTAATATTTGTACCTGTTTGTAATCACATTATTGTTGTTATTCAGCtttgttttgaagaaagatTCTCAATTCTATCAACGGAGAGCAAGGtttttctctcatctttctTCTAGTTCCTAGAATGTTGTTCTCGTATACCATTTATGGGACATCCAATATCTTGGGATGGGTGACAAGAAAGAGTTCTCTCTCtgaaccacccccccccccccaaacacacacacacacagagaaagGGGCATTAGTTTTCCCGAACTCAGTATTGAAATCACACCCGTTATCATTTTGCAGTGAAATAGTTTCTGTCACTGTATCATTCTTTTCTTCCATGTACGTAATGAAATGGAAAGAATTCTTTCCACAGAAAGAATTGAAGTACCCTCCTTCTTTTGATGGACGTGTTGTATGCTATCCGTCATCTAAGATTCTTTTGGACTATCTGGCATGGAGACAAGTTGATTGTAAGTATTAAATGGATttctacaaataataataacaataacagaAACACCTTGaact
It encodes:
- the LOC142625222 gene encoding glucan endo-1,3-beta-glucosidase 8-like, with amino-acid sequence MAPAMLIAWTFCAMLVSANLVQGIGVNWGSQSSHPLNPSIVVGMLKDNGIKQAKLFDADGWTVSAFAGSGIEVMVGIPNNQLKDLANHYGKAKDWVKENVTKQINDVDIRYVGVGNEPFLKSYNGTHLKTTFPALQNIQKALNEAGYRGKIKATVPLNADVYEAASNKPSDGNFRKDVRDVMLQIIKFLDQNDAPFLVNIYPFLSLYQSSSFPVDFAFFDGGSPIQDRNIQYTNVFDANFDTLVWTLRKNGYGDLKIIVGEVGWPTDGNINATPKLAKRFYDGFLKRMANKKGTPLRPGQMEAYLFGLLDEDMKSIDPGDFERHWGIFRYDGQPKFPIDFSGKGNSNKMPVGAKGVQYMDSQWCVLKQDTKNMTLVAPEIDYACSNSDCSSLGYGSTCNSLDARGNVSYAFNMYYQMQDQSVEACKFNGLAEIVKQNASKGSCLFPVQILSAGERLSLAYGATIIAGLLLSLFTLV
- the LOC142623572 gene encoding tRNA(His) guanylyltransferase 1-like isoform X2, yielding MANSKYEYVKSFEVEDEVMLPNLIVVRIDGRDFRRFSEVHEFEKPDDGRALNLMSACATAILEEYPDIVFSYGFSDEYSFVFKKTSKFYQRRASKLLSLIVSFFSSVYVMKWKEYFPEKELKYPPSFHSRAICCASKEVLQAYLAWRQNDCHLNNLHDTCLWMLIKGGESESEAQKLLKGTQKQHKNELLFQKFHINYKNLPAMYRQGSCIFKTEVEENVKYNENGTPVKRLRRKARIVHSENIAGKKFWNEHLSLLKEVGGFTEDVEKIKPEFVRSFQFENKLMPSTWIVIRIDGCHFHRFSEVHEFEKPNDKQALNLMNSCAVAVLEEIQDIIFTYGVSDEYSFVLKKDSQFYQRRASEIVSVTVSFFSSMYVMKWKEFFPQKELKYPPSFDGRVVCYPSSKILLDYLAWRQVDCHINNQYNTCFWMLVKKKGKSKSEAQHYLKGTQAQEKNELLIKEFGIDYNELEIMFRQGSLAFWQKEDKNMPHESKGSVQNSHKKVIVEHCDIIKPNFWEAHPSILDENLPIS
- the LOC142623572 gene encoding tRNA(His) guanylyltransferase 1-like isoform X1, which gives rise to MANSKYEYVKSFEVEDEVMLPNLIVVRIDGRDFRRFSEVHEFEKPDDGRALNLMSACATAILEEYPDIVFSYGFSDEYSFVFKKTSKFYQRRASKLLSLIVSFFSSVYVMKWKEYFPEKELKYPPSFHSRAICCASKEVLQAYLAWRQNDCHLNNLHDTCLWMLIKGGESESEAQKLLKGTQKQHKNELLFQKFHINYKNLPAMYRQGSCIFKTEVEENVKYNENGTPVKRLRRKARIVHSENIAGKKFWNEHLSLLKEVGGFTEDVEKIKPEFVRSFQFENKLMPSTWIVIRIDGCHFHRFSEVHEFEKPNDKQALNLMNSCAVAVLEEIQDIIFTYGVSDEYSFVLKKDSQFYQRRASEIVSVTVSFFSSMYVMKWKEFFPQKELKYPPSFDGRVVCYPSSKILLDYLAWRQVDCHINNQYNTCFWMLVKKKGKSKSEAQHYLKGTQAQEKNELLIKEFGIDYNELEIMFRQGSLAFWQKFCVQEDKNMPHESKGSVQNSHKKVIVEHCDIIKPNFWEAHPSILDENLPIS